Proteins encoded by one window of Alphaproteobacteria bacterium SS10:
- a CDS encoding glutathione S-transferase, with the protein MTNTPTNAIRIHRHALSGHSHRVQLFAALTGIAYETVDVDLAVGEHKAEPFLSLNPVGQVPVIEDGSTVIADSNAILVYLAQSYAPDWLPQDPISQAEVQKFLSLAAGDIAYGPAAARLITVFGADLDAARSKAIAAQAFARLEAHLDSREWLVGERPSIADVAIYSYTAHAPEGNVPLEPYPNLRALLGRIEALPGFVPMAPTAIGLAA; encoded by the coding sequence ATGACTAATACCCCAACCAATGCCATTCGAATTCACCGCCATGCCCTTTCTGGACATAGCCACCGCGTCCAGCTGTTCGCCGCGCTTACCGGGATTGCCTATGAAACCGTGGATGTTGATCTGGCCGTCGGTGAACATAAGGCCGAGCCGTTTCTAAGCTTAAACCCAGTTGGCCAAGTACCGGTTATCGAGGATGGCAGTACCGTCATTGCCGATTCAAACGCCATCCTGGTTTACCTGGCGCAATCCTATGCGCCGGATTGGTTGCCACAGGATCCGATCTCCCAGGCAGAGGTGCAGAAGTTCCTGTCGCTCGCTGCCGGTGACATCGCCTATGGCCCAGCTGCAGCGCGACTAATCACCGTTTTTGGTGCCGACCTTGATGCCGCCCGATCAAAAGCGATCGCGGCGCAGGCCTTCGCGCGGCTTGAGGCGCATCTAGATAGTCGTGAGTGGCTGGTCGGTGAGCGGCCAAGCATCGCTGATGTGGCGATCTACTCCTACACGGCGCATGCGCCGGAGGGGAATGTTCCCCTCGAGCCCTATCCGAACCTGCGCGCACTGCTTGGTCGCATTGAGGCTCTGCCCGGCTTTGTCCCAATGGCGCCAACGGCAATTGGGTTGGCTGCATAA